In one window of Falco biarmicus isolate bFalBia1 chromosome 16, bFalBia1.pri, whole genome shotgun sequence DNA:
- the OPTC gene encoding opticin has product MLLGLGVEAVCPPRWPQSPPRLQSGAGHSQRASPAVPSLSAFNTLQPFQGTWPHPDLRCWPCQSPVRLGTVVPSAALRVVTPAGCRMKTLAWLAITSLCLGGAWAVPAKEERRKAEKPRADLALYENLDLDNYDLTLDNYGEILDLSNYEELYDYGDLAPKIEVGTLAPRPKDPAALPNLGATAETPELKPPTIASPIHPAPIPAQGLPSCLLCLCIGISVYCDDADLEHIPPLPPDTTYLYARFNRIGTIRASDFTGLKKLKRIDLTSNFISWADVDAFRRLPSLQELILPENRLTALPDLPHSIVRLDARLNRIPSTGLRPEAFQDLKQLQFLHLSDNQLDYIPAPLPESLRSLHLQNNNIQTMHEDTFCDSRDHSQIRRALEDIRLDGNPINLSLFPNAYFCLPRLPTGRFF; this is encoded by the exons ATGCTCCTCGGGCTGGGGGTGGAGGCTGTTTGTCCCCCACGGTGGCCACAGTCCCCACCACGGCTGCAGAGCGGGGCTGGCCACAGCCAGCGTGCCAGTCCTGCCGTCCCATCCCTCTCTGCTTTCAATACTTTGCAACCATTTCAGGGCACCTGGCCCCATCCTGACCTGCGCTGCTGGCCCTGTCAGAGCCCTGTGCGCCTCGGGACTGTGGTCCCCAGTGCTGCCCTCAGAGTAGTGACCCCGGCTGGGTGCAGGATGAAGACCCTGGCCTGGCTGGCCATCACCAGCCTGTGTCTGGGGGGAGCCTGGGCTGTCCCAGccaaggaggaaaggaggaaggcagagaagcCAAGAGCTGATCTTGCACTCTACGAAAACCTGGACCTGGACAACTATGACCTGACGTTGGACAACTATGGTGAGATCCTTGACCTGAGTAACTATGAGGAGCTCTATGACTACGGTGACCTTGCTCCGAAG ATTGAGGTCGGCACCCTGGCTCCTCGCCCCAAGGACCCCGCAGCTCTCCCAAATCTGGGTGCCACAGCTGAAACCCCGGAGCTGAAACCTCCAACCATTGCCAGCCCCAtccacccagcacccatcccCGCGCAGG GcttgcccagctgcctgctctgcctgtgtaTTGGCATCTCTGTTTATTGCGACGATGCTGACCTGGAGCACATCCCACCGCTGCCGCCAGACACCACCTACCTCTATGCCCGCTTCAACCGCATCGGCACGATCCGGGCCAGCGATTTCACAGGGCTGA AGAAGCTGAAGCGAATAGACCTGACCAGCAATTTCATCTCCTGGGCGGACGTGGATGCCTTCCGCCggctgcccagcctgcaggagCTCATCCTGCCCGAGAACAGGCTGACGGCGCTGCCTGACCTGCCCCACAGCATCGTCCGGCTGGATGCCCGTCTCAACAGGATCCCCAGCACTGGCCTCCGGCCTGAAGCTTTCCAG GACctgaagcagctgcagtttCTCCATCTGTCCGATAACCAGCTGGACTATATCCCGGCACCCCTGCCCGAGAGCCTGCGCTCCCTGCACCTCCAG AACAATAACATCCAGACCATGCACGAGGACACGTTCTGCGACAGCCGAGACCACAGCCAGATCCGCAGGGCGCTGGAGGACATCCGCCTTGATGGCAACCCCATCAACCTCAGCCTCTTCCCCAACGCCTATTTCTGCCTGCCTCGCCTGCCCACAGGCCGCTTCTTCTGA